CCGATATAGATAGCATCAGGGCGAGGTTTTTCATTAACAATGGTTATTTAAGTCTTTGTTTTAATAAAACTATTAGCAACAGTGTCTAAATCTAATAACATTGGAACAAGAATCAAAGCGCACAGTTTTTAGGGCAACGTGAGGCATGACTATTGTCATTAATATTTCAGAATAAAAAATAAATACAGACTCGTTATAAACGAAACGAAAAGGTAGCCAATTTAACCGAACCCACCAAGTAAATTATTGAGGGTTGTTCGCCCTAATGGAAGCAATAGACAGGAACAAGATAAATGTAAGCCCCAGATACCCTAGCAATCTGTAGGACCCAAAAGTGCTAAAACAAAGACTAAAAATAGGCGGAGCAAGCGCACTTGCCAAAATTAAAAAAGACATGACTTTTCCTGTGATAGCCCCTAAATGTGTACGCCCATAAAAGCGAGGCCAAACTATAGCATTCAGAACAGCAAAGAAGCCCCCTAGAATACCAAAGCCGCCAATAAGCAATGGAATACCAAAAGAAGAGGATAAAAACAAAAAACCAACCGAGGCCATAATACCCCCTAAAATCATCAAATACAAATAGAGTTTTAGATGTAGATAATCACTAAGAAAATTAAAAACTAACGAAAACGTGACTGCAACAACAGATGCCGGTAAAAAGATTGAGATAGCATCATCTTTAGAAAACCCCTCACTAGCAAAAACAGAAACGACGTGAAAAGTGAGGCCCGTTATAAAAAAGCTATTAAATGACAGTATAAGACCATACATCCAAAACGCCCTGGTCTGTTGTGCTTCTTTGGCGGTATATTGCTTGGCTACTGGCATTCCAGTGGACGTTTCTTTATCCTCTAAAATTTCACCATCAGGAAGTAAGCCATGCTCTTCAGGCCTATTCTTATAAAATTGTAAAATGAAAAATGAAAAAATCAATAATGCCGCTGCTAATATTTGCCAAGCAACCTGCCAACTGTAGCCTTCTATTAAAGCATTGACCCAAAGTGGTGAAGACGAAAAACCAAATGAGATGGCTACACTACTCAGTGCATTGACCTTTCCTCTATTTTTATCAAACCAAATCATAATAACATTACGCGATGCCATGGTAAGTACTCCTTGACCAGAAAACCTAAGCATAAAAAACAAACACGCCATTATCACAAAGGGAATAAGCCATGTATCTACATCTAACATTGTTTTTACAAACTCACTCATCTGCACAGACCATGAACATAGCATAAGAGCTACCGCTAAGGTGATCGCAGCAAAAAATGCTACATAACGCGCACCATATTTATCAAACCAGATACCTGCACGACCAATAACCAATGAACTGCATATGGTTCCTATCATATAGGCGTTGCTAAATTGGTTTCGGGTTAATCCCAACGCATCTTTTACTGGGTCTGTAAATACGGAAACCCCAATGGTTTGCCCTGGAATACTGCAGTAAATGCCAATAGTACCAATTACCAGAATTACGTACCCATAAAACACTGGACTTTTAGCTGGGTCTATGAAAGAAAATTGGTTTTTATTGGACATCTATAGAAGGAAAGTGCCAAAAGTAGTAGTTTCAATAGAGCTCATAAATTTTTAGAGGTAAAGATTATGAAAAATCTATACGGAAATGAGCTTTTGAACGTTATGAATAGACTAAACTTATTAGCAATTACCCATGAAAAAATTTGCGGCCGTACTGTTTGTCCTAACAGTAATCATTATTTTGAGCAGCTGTAGTATTGATGATAGTAATGACATTGAGGTTATAAAGCCCGGCGACACTGTACTTACCGGAAAGGTGACGCACAAGAAATTTCTGAACTAAGTGCCTAAGCGTTTGGGAAACTATTTAGATTCTTAAATCAAATCTCCAAACATAATTGTGAAGGTACTACCTTGATTTTCGATACTATCTACCGAAATACTCCCTCCTAAACTGGTTACATTTTTTTTCACCAAATAAAGACCTAAACCTTTATTATCACGGGAATCACTACGGTTATTATTCAAATCAAAAATTTGAGCCCCCACCTTTTTCATATCAAAACCTAATCCGTTGTCTTTATAGATTAGTTTTTTGTGCCCATTCTTAATTTGAGTTGTAATAGAAATGACAGGAACAACCCCTGGCTTAGCGTATTTAATAGAATTAGATATTAAATTCAGAAAAATACTTTTCATATAACTCCTTTCAAAAAGCACCCACTGCGCCTCAGTAAAGTCTACCTCGAATTGAACTTTAGCATGACTCGCCAAAGTATCAATTGATTCTTTTACATGTTGAAAAACTTCATCAAAACATACAAGTTCTAATTCCTGTTCTAAAACCTCATCCTCCGCAACAGCATCAATATAAGCATTCAACGAAGTCTTTAAACCATTGGCAGAACGCTTTATATGTTCCAATACAGTCAAAACGGTTTCATCCTTAATCTTGCTAGTATCTAGCATATCAACAAGAAATACCAAATTATTTACAGGTGATTTTAAATCGTGAGATGTTATATGATTCAGTTGCATTAACCTATCATTTATTCTGGACAAATCAGTTACATGAGAAATGCGTTCGTTCTCCAAATCCTTCTTAAAGGTTACATCTTTACCTATGGCATATACAAATTTCTCGTCTTCTGATCTAGTGGCCGTCCAATGCATCCAAACCAACTTTCCGTTTTTACAGACGTATCGATTCTCAAAATTAAGTAAGGGTATACCATGAACTAAATTCTCACCATGCTTTATGGTCGCATCTATATCTTCCTCATAAATAAAATCAAATACAGGCTTTGAATACAGCTCTTCTTCTGTGTATCCCAAAAGCTTTGCAAATGCAGGATTTACTTTTTTGAAGTACCCTTCAAAATCTGCGATACACAGATTATCTATTGACAAATTAAAGAATGGTTCTAGTTCAAAATCTAGAGTTTCGATTAGCTGCTTCATGGAGTTGGTATAGTCTAGTTAGCCTAAAACGCTCGTTACAAGACAATTGTTGTCCAACTTTCCATTATTTTTATTTAAAGGGCAATTTTTTAACTATAACGACGTTTGTTTATGATTTTTACAAAAAAACTAAACAATTACGCTATGAGGATTTACCTCCTTTTTTACCCTCAACCATTCTTTTACTCAATAGAACAACTGACACCTATAAACAAATGATTTTTACCTATCTATTCCCCAGTTTATGCTAATGTAGCGCATATTAGAAAAGAGATACACAACTAAATTAAGATTTAAACTTAATTGTAAACGTACTCCCTTTATTAACCTCACTATCTACATTTATAGTACCACCAAGACTTGTAATATGACTGTGTACTAGATAGAGCCCTACCCCTTTACTGTCTTTTGTACCGTGAAATCTTTGGTTTAAATTAAATACAAGGTGTCCCACCTTGTCCATATCAAATCCAAGTCCGTTATCAGTAAACACAAATGAGCTTTCACCATTAACTTGATTTGTGGTTATTCTAATTTCTGGGAAAACATGGGGTTTTGCATACTTAATTGAGTTTGTAATGAGATTAAGAAAAATACTTTCCATATAAGAAGTATTAAATCTAACGCTCTCCAGAGCCGAAAAGTCTAAAAAGAATTTTGCTTTAGAATCTTCAATTAAAGAACTAATTGAACTTTTTACCTTCTGAAAAACCTGATCAAAACAAACTTCTTCAATACGGATACTTACCTCTTCGTTTTCCTTTAAAGCATCTACATAAGAATCTAGAGTAGTTTTAAGACCTTCTGCAGACAGTTTTATATAATCGAGAATCTTAGCGGTTTCTTCTTTGTTATTTTCTTCAAGGCCCAGTATATCCACTAAGTATAATAGATTATTCACAGGCGATCTTAAATCATGTGAAGTGGTATAATTTAACTGCTTAAGTTTTTGGTTTATCTGGGAAAGATGCGCTACATGTGAAACACGTTCAGACTCTAGATTCTTTTTATGAGTTACATTTTTAGCAATAGCGTATACCAATTGTTCATCTGGTATAGGAATAGAGGTCCAATGTAGCCATATTAATTCTCCTGATTTGCATATGTATCTGTTTTCAAAATTAACAAGGGGTTTGCTTTTAAGTAAGCTTTCACGATGCGAAGCAGTGATCTCTCGATCCTCCTCATAAATAAAATCAGAAATTAAGGTAGAAAATAGCTCCTCTTCTGAATAGCCGAGAAGTTTCACAAAGGCCGGGTTTACTTTTCGAAAATACCCATCAAAACCCGCCACACATAAAGAGTCCATTGACAGGTCAAAAAAGGGATCCAGTTGTATATTTACGGGAGCTACGGCTTCTGGCATTTTTTGGTTGGTTTTATAAAACCAAAACGTTGAATTACGTTAAAATGTTGTTAGCCTAATAACAGAAATATCTAATAATCAAAAAATTACACGAATACCCATCAATGAAGAGCTTTCTATTCGGTTAAATCATTAATTAGATAATTAGTTAGTATTTCTATGCCGCTCCCTTGCCAAAAGAGTATTTTTTAACAACATAGCAATGGTCATTGGACCAACACCACCAGGAACAGGAGTAATAAACGAAGCTTTTTTACTTACTGGTTCAAAATCAACATCTCCCGTAATGTAATATCCTTTTTCTTTAGTTTCATCAGTAACTCTGGTAATACCTACATCAATAATAACAGCTCCCTCTTTAACCATTTCTGCTTTCAAAAAATGAGGCACGCCTAATGCGGATACAATTATATCTGCCTGCAAAGTAAGTTCTTGAATATTCTTTGTTCTACTATGAGCAAGAGTTACCGTACAGTTTGCTGCCTCGCCTTTTTGACTCATTAAAATACTAATTGGCCTACCTACAATATGGCTACGCCCTATAACTACTGCATGCTTGCCCTGAGTATCAACTTTGTACCGCTTTAAAAGCTCCATAATACCAAATGGGGTCGCAGAGATAAATGTCTCCATATCTAACGCCATTTTTCCAAAGTTAGCCGGGTGAAATCCATCTACGTCTTTATCAGGGTCAACCGCCATCAAGATTTTTTCCTCATCTATATGTTTTGGCAACGGAAGCTGAACAATATAACCGTCAATATCCGAATTGGCATTGAGGTCTGCCACTTGCTTTAGCAATTCTTCTTCAGTGGTTTCGCTAGGTAAGTGAATTAATGTAGACTCAAAACCAATTTTCTTGCAAGAACGTACTTTACTACCTACGTAGGTTAAACTAGCACCATCATTACCCACAAGAACGGCCGCCAAATGAGGTACTTTCTCACCTCGCTCTTTCATGTTCGCTACCTCAATAGTAATCTCGTCCTTTATTTCGTTGGAAACTTTTTTTCCGTCTAGTAATTTCATCGTATTCGGTTATGGTCTAAACTCGTCTTGTTTTTTATTTACGGCTTTACTGCATTCCTTTCATGTTGCCCATCATCTGCATCATTTTTTTACCGCCGCCACCTTGCATCATCTTCATCATTTTGCTCATTTGGTCAAACTGCTTTAAAAGCTGATTTACTTCCTGAACTTCTCTACCGCTTCCTTTGGCTATTCTCTTTTTACGGCTCACGTTTAATTTAGAGGGATTAGCACGTTCATCTGGGGTCATACTGTGAATAATAGCTTCTATATGTTTGAAGGCATCATCATCAATATCCAAGCCTTTAAGCGCTTTTCCGGCACCTGGTATCATTCCCATCAAATCTTTAATGTTACCCATCTTTTTGATTTGCTGAATCTGGGAAAGGAAATCGTCAAAACCGAATTTATTCTTGGCTATTTTCTTTTGGATCTTACGAGCTTCTTCTTCATCGAACTGCTCTTGAGCACGTTCTACTAAAGAAATAACATCACCCATACCCAAAATACGTTCGGCCATACGTGAAGGATGAAAAACGTCTATAGCTTCCATCTTTTCGCCCGTACCGATAAACTTTATAGGCTTATCGACTACCGATTTAATTGAAATGGCAGCTCCACCACGAGTATCACCATCTAATTTGGTAAGTACTACACCGTCAAAATTTAAAATATCGTTGAAAGCCTTTGCTGTATTCACAGCATCTTGACCGGTCATAGAATCCACTACAAAAAGTGTTTCTTGAGGCTGAATGGTCTTATGAATTTCAGAG
This genomic interval from Zobellia roscoffensis contains the following:
- a CDS encoding MFS transporter; the encoded protein is MSNKNQFSFIDPAKSPVFYGYVILVIGTIGIYCSIPGQTIGVSVFTDPVKDALGLTRNQFSNAYMIGTICSSLVIGRAGIWFDKYGARYVAFFAAITLAVALMLCSWSVQMSEFVKTMLDVDTWLIPFVIMACLFFMLRFSGQGVLTMASRNVIMIWFDKNRGKVNALSSVAISFGFSSSPLWVNALIEGYSWQVAWQILAAALLIFSFFILQFYKNRPEEHGLLPDGEILEDKETSTGMPVAKQYTAKEAQQTRAFWMYGLILSFNSFFITGLTFHVVSVFASEGFSKDDAISIFLPASVVAVTFSLVFNFLSDYLHLKLYLYLMILGGIMASVGFLFLSSSFGIPLLIGGFGILGGFFAVLNAIVWPRFYGRTHLGAITGKVMSFLILASALAPPIFSLCFSTFGSYRLLGYLGLTFILFLSIASIRANNPQ
- a CDS encoding PAS domain-containing sensor histidine kinase, whose amino-acid sequence is MKQLIETLDFELEPFFNLSIDNLCIADFEGYFKKVNPAFAKLLGYTEEELYSKPVFDFIYEEDIDATIKHGENLVHGIPLLNFENRYVCKNGKLVWMHWTATRSEDEKFVYAIGKDVTFKKDLENERISHVTDLSRINDRLMQLNHITSHDLKSPVNNLVFLVDMLDTSKIKDETVLTVLEHIKRSANGLKTSLNAYIDAVAEDEVLEQELELVCFDEVFQHVKESIDTLASHAKVQFEVDFTEAQWVLFERSYMKSIFLNLISNSIKYAKPGVVPVISITTQIKNGHKKLIYKDNGLGFDMKKVGAQIFDLNNNRSDSRDNKGLGLYLVKKNVTSLGGSISVDSIENQGSTFTIMFGDLI
- a CDS encoding sensor histidine kinase, with protein sequence MPEAVAPVNIQLDPFFDLSMDSLCVAGFDGYFRKVNPAFVKLLGYSEEELFSTLISDFIYEEDREITASHRESLLKSKPLVNFENRYICKSGELIWLHWTSIPIPDEQLVYAIAKNVTHKKNLESERVSHVAHLSQINQKLKQLNYTTSHDLRSPVNNLLYLVDILGLEENNKEETAKILDYIKLSAEGLKTTLDSYVDALKENEEVSIRIEEVCFDQVFQKVKSSISSLIEDSKAKFFLDFSALESVRFNTSYMESIFLNLITNSIKYAKPHVFPEIRITTNQVNGESSFVFTDNGLGFDMDKVGHLVFNLNQRFHGTKDSKGVGLYLVHSHITSLGGTINVDSEVNKGSTFTIKFKS
- the folD gene encoding bifunctional methylenetetrahydrofolate dehydrogenase/methenyltetrahydrofolate cyclohydrolase FolD, with product MKLLDGKKVSNEIKDEITIEVANMKERGEKVPHLAAVLVGNDGASLTYVGSKVRSCKKIGFESTLIHLPSETTEEELLKQVADLNANSDIDGYIVQLPLPKHIDEEKILMAVDPDKDVDGFHPANFGKMALDMETFISATPFGIMELLKRYKVDTQGKHAVVIGRSHIVGRPISILMSQKGEAANCTVTLAHSRTKNIQELTLQADIIVSALGVPHFLKAEMVKEGAVIIDVGITRVTDETKEKGYYITGDVDFEPVSKKASFITPVPGGVGPMTIAMLLKNTLLARERHRNTN
- the ffh gene encoding signal recognition particle protein; the protein is MFDNLSDKLDKALHTLRGHGQITEINVAETTKEVRRALLDADVNFKIAKEFTNRVKEKALGQDVLTTLQPGQLMVKIVKDELTELMGGETEGINLSATPSIILMSGLQGSGKTTFSGKLANFLKTKKTKKPLLVACDVYRPAAIDQLHVVGEQIGVEVYSDRDEKNPVKIAEAGIAKAKSEGYNVVIIDTAGRLAVDEEMMNEISEIHKTIQPQETLFVVDSMTGQDAVNTAKAFNDILNFDGVVLTKLDGDTRGGAAISIKSVVDKPIKFIGTGEKMEAIDVFHPSRMAERILGMGDVISLVERAQEQFDEEEARKIQKKIAKNKFGFDDFLSQIQQIKKMGNIKDLMGMIPGAGKALKGLDIDDDAFKHIEAIIHSMTPDERANPSKLNVSRKKRIAKGSGREVQEVNQLLKQFDQMSKMMKMMQGGGGKKMMQMMGNMKGMQ